CGCACGGCGTAGCCGCCACGTGAGTTCGCCAGCAGCACGACCTGGCTGGCGCCCGTGGCGCGCAGCACCTTGTCCACTTCGGCCTTCAGGAAGGCCATGTGCTCGGCTGCAGAGGTGCGGCCGGGTTGCGCCACGGTGTCATCGTCGCGGGCCAGCGGATACGGTACGTCGATGGCGTAGAGCCGGTCGCGTGGCCAGCCGTTGGACTCGAAGCGCCACGCCGTGGTCTGCCACAGTGCCGCCGTATCGCCGTTGCCGTGTACGAAGACGATGGGAGGATGGTCGGGTGAGCTGGAACCACAACCAGCCAGAACAAGGGACGCGGCAGCGGCGGCTAACAGGAATGAACGCCGCGGCAACAGGGAAGAATGCATGGAATGCTCCATAGGGGGCGAAAAGGCAAAGGCCGGAGGGTGCACGCGACATATGACAGGAGTGCGACGAAACGCAATTCGGTGGCGTACCGCTCCGCACCGAACGCGGATCGCTCAGGCGAAAACTCCGGCCGTTTCCTGCATGCGGGCCGACACCTCACCCAGGTGGTGCAACGTGTCGCCAAAGGTCATCTCCAGCTGCGTGAGTTTCTTGAAATAGTGGCTGCCGATGTACTCGTCCGTCACGCCGATGCCGCCGTGTAGCTGCACCGACTGCTGGCCCACGAAGCGCATCGACTGGCCGAGTTGCACCTTGGCGCGGGCCATGGCGGCGCGGCGTTCGGCTGCGGGGGCGCCGAGCTTGAGGCTGGCGTAGTAGCTCATCGAGCGGGCCAACTCCAGCTGCATCTTCATGTCGGCCACGCGGTGGCGCAGCGCCTGGAAGCTGGCGATGAAAACGCCGAACTGCTTGCGCTGGTTCATGTACTCGACGGTGAGCGACACCGTCTTGTCCATCACCCCCACGGCCTCGGCGCAGGTAGCGGCGATGCCCGTGTCCACGGCCAATTCCAGTGCGGCCAGGCCGTCGGTGGTGATGAGCGTGGCGGGCGCGTTGGTCAGCTGCAATTCGGCGGCGCGGCTGCCGTCCTGCGTGACGTAGCCGCGCGTGGTCACGCCAGCGGCCGAGCGCTCCACTAGGAAGAGGGCGATCTTGCCGTCTAGCTGCGCCGGCACGATGAAGGCGTCGGCCTGGTCGCCAGCAGTCACTATGCTTTTGATAGCTGTTAGCGCGTATCCAGCTTGTGCAGGGGCCGCTTTGGCTTCGCAAACGTCCAGGCGGTAGCGCGCCTTGCGCTCTTGGTAGGCCAGCACCACCAGGGCTTCGCCGCTGGCGACGCGGGGCAGCCAGGCAGCCTGCACGTCGGCAGCGCCG
This Acidovorax sp. 106 DNA region includes the following protein-coding sequences:
- a CDS encoding acyl-CoA dehydrogenase family protein; this translates as MDFDFSDDQEQLRDAVRKWVDKGYTFERRRAAVAAGGFDRAAWGELAELGLTALTVPEAHDGLGQGAIDAMVVAEELGRGMVLEPIAQAFIASSVLSQYGAADVQAAWLPRVASGEALVVLAYQERKARYRLDVCEAKAAPAQAGYALTAIKSIVTAGDQADAFIVPAQLDGKIALFLVERSAAGVTTRGYVTQDGSRAAELQLTNAPATLITTDGLAALELAVDTGIAATCAEAVGVMDKTVSLTVEYMNQRKQFGVFIASFQALRHRVADMKMQLELARSMSYYASLKLGAPAAERRAAMARAKVQLGQSMRFVGQQSVQLHGGIGVTDEYIGSHYFKKLTQLEMTFGDTLHHLGEVSARMQETAGVFA